GGCTGCAGGTCACGCCGCGGGTGCTCACCCTCGCTGGCGACGGCACCGCGGTAGCGATTGCACGCGTCACGAAGCGGCCGTTCAGCTCGGTCAAGATCCTGTTTGATTCGTCGCTCGTGGTCATCGCGGTCATCCTGTCGCTCATCTTCTTCATGGAACTTCGCGGTGTCCGCGAGGGCACGATCCTCGCCGCGTGGCTCGTCGGCTACGTCGTGCGCCTGCTGCACCGCTTCGTGACGTGGCCCGCGATCCTCTCGCGGCCGGGCGTTCAGGACAGCTAGGTCATGGCGGCGCGCATGCGGAAAGAAGGGGCCGCCGTCGTCGGCTCCGGCCCCAACGGCCTCGCGGCCGCGGTCACCCTCGCTCGCGCCGGCATCCCCGTCACGGTTTTCGAGGCCGCCGAGACCATTGGCGGGGGCACACGCACCGGTGAGGTCGTGATGCCCGGGGTCGTGCACGACATCTGCTCCGCGATCCATCCGATGGCGCTCGCCTCCGAGTTCTTCCAGCGTTTTGAGCTGACCAAGCGCGTCGAGTTCGTCGTCCCCGAGGCCTCGTACGCGCATCCACTCGATGGGGGACCCGCCGCCGTCGCCTACCGCGACCTGGATCGCACGATCGGGGAACTCGGCCGCGACGGCGAGGCGTATCGCCGCCTGTTCGCGCCGATGCTCGCGCGACTCGAGGGCGTGCTCGACTTCGGGCTCGGCGGCAGCATGCTGCGGTGGCCGAAGTCGTTACCCGCGGCAATCGCGATGGGGCTGCGCACCCTCGAGCAGGGTTCGCCGCTGTGGAACGCCCGGTTTCGCGAGGATGCGGCGCCCGCGTTGATTTCCGGGGTCGCGGCGCACAGTATCGGCACGATGCCGGCGCTGTCGACGGCCGCGGTCGGGCTCGTGCTCTCGGTCACGGGGCACGCGGGCGGATGGCCGGTGCCAGTTGGCGGGTCGCAGGCGATTTCGCGGGCGCTCGCGGATGACCTCCTCGCGCACGGCGGGCGGATCGAGACGGGCACGCGCATCCGCGATATCGGCGAGCTCGATAGCTTCAGCGTCAAGGTGTTCGATACCTCTGCGCGCGATCTCGGTCGCATTGCCGCGCGCGAGCTGCCCGATGCGTACCTTCGAGAGCTGCGAAGGTTCCGACCCGGCAACTCGGCGGCAAAAGTCGATCTCGTGCTGGACGGCCCGATTCCGTGGGCGGATGCGCGCATCGCCCAGACCCCGACGGTTCACCTTGGCGGTACGCGGTCCGAGATCGCTTTCGCCGAGGGCGAGGTGAACCGCGGCCGGCATCCCGATCGTCCCTACGTCTTGCTCGCGCAGCCGACCGAGTTTGATCCGGCGCGGAACCCGGCGGGGCTCAACGCGGTCTGGAGCTACACGCACGTGCCGAATGGCTCGACATTTGACGTATCCGAACGCGTGATCGCGCAGATCGAGCGTTTCGCACCCGGCGTGAGGGACCGCATCCTGGACTGCCGAGTGACGACCGCGGCTGAACTGGGGGAGTACAACCCGAATTACTTCGGCGGCGACATCAGCGCGGGCGGCGTGCAGCTGCGGCAGCTGATCGCGCGGCCGTCGCTGTCTGCGCATCCCTGGCAGACTCCGGGCCGAGGGATCTATCTCGCGTCCTCTTCGACGCCTCCCGGACCGGGGGTACACGGACTCGCCGGATGGCACGCGGCACGACTGGTTCTGTCGAAAGAATTTAGCAAATCGTTACCTGACCTTTCGGTGTCCCCAGAATGAGTCACAACCGGTGTTGAGCTGCGGAGTTGGCACAAACGATTGACTGGTTTGTCGCAAACAAGAAACACAACGGGATTCTGGCTGGGATCCAAAAGTTTACCAACTCCCAAAATTGGGGCAATTTCCGCCGCGGCCGCTGGTTAGAGGTCTCGATCTCATAAAGACTTTGTCTCGGACGCGTCACTTATCAGGGGTTTTTTACTTAATTGTCAGGAAGCAGTGAGGGAGAGATCCCGTACCTGCTTCCTTACTCCTGGTTGAGGCAAGCGTTCACGCTACGTGGACGCGTCGGCCAACGCCCCCACGTGCGTGGACGAAGTCCGCACACGCTGGTTTTGGCCAAAACCTAGGGGGAATATATGGAACGTCCGGTGAGATCCCGGAAGCGATTCCGGAAGTGGGCAGGGCCAGGCGTCGCAGCCGTCGCCGCTTCCGCGCTAATCGCCGCGCCGCTATCGGGGGCGCTTGCTGCAGAAGATACCGACTATGCCGAAGCAAACGCGCAGGTTCTGACGAGCTCGCTGCTGTCCGCGCTGCAGCTCGCCGACCTCGGCTATAGCGAACACGGGTATCCGACAGACTCGGCGACTCCGTCCGCGCAGGGGGCACTCGATCTTGGGGTGCTCAACGACAGCATTCAGTTGAACCTGGGTGGCATCTCGGTACCACTCATCAGCGATACCGCCAACGGCGGGCTGCTCTACCTCGGTGAACTCGGCACGATGACGAGCTTTAGCCAGGCGTCGAGCTCAACGCAGAGCACGGCGAGCGCCGGCGTGCTGTCCGACGGCGGCGCACTTGCCGTGACGCCCGGTTCGGGCGTCGGCACGGACCCCGCGCACATCGACCTCGTCTCGCTCGCCGACCAGTTGGGCGTCGCAGGTTTGACCGACGCCGTCCTCGACGAAGCACGAGTCGAGATCGGTGCCCTTGGATCGACGGCCACGGCGAGCAACGGGACGATCGATTCGTCGTACGGGATTGCCGGAGTGGAACTGAACCTGCACAGCGACCTGGTTGCGGGGCTCGCGAGCACGCTCGGCGACACGATCACGACTGCGACGCAGACGCTTGACGACACGGTGTCCTCGAGCGGGGCAGTGAACACGCTGCTGTCGGGCGTCGGCGACACGCTGGACGCCATTCCGCTGATCTCCGTTACCTCGGGACCGACCATCGCGATCAACGGCATCGACACGGTCGGTGACCAGGTGACGCAGTACCTGATCGACAACCCGGTGCTGTCGAACGCCACCGGGACGATCGAGGTCAACCTCGGCACCGGCACGATCAGCGTAGACCTGCTCGGCTTCGTCGCGGACGAACTCGGACTGCCAGTCAACGAGTTGCCCGCGAACACGGACCTCCTCACCGCCGACGTGCTGAACTCGGTCCTCGCCGAAGTCGACGTTCTGTTTGACGAACTGACCACCCAACTTGGGACTGTCATCGTTGACGCGCTGAACAGCCTCGAGGTGGTCATTGACGCGCAGGTCGCGCTCGGTGGTAGTGCGATCACTCCGCCGCTCGCAACCGGCGGTGTCACGGCGACGGGCACGCTCGGAGCGCTCTTGGGCGTTAGCGGGCAGAATTTCACGGTGGCGACGACGCTGGACCTGCTCGGTTTGATCAACATCGGCGACCTCCTCAACCCCGTCACCGACTTCCTCGTTTCGGCGATCGCCGGGACCACAGGTGCGCTCCTCGGCGACGTCATCGATGGCGCGGTCGACGGCGTGGTTTCGGCTGCCACTGGCACCGTTGCTGACGTGCTTACGGTCCTCAACCCGGTCCTCACCGAGGTCGTTGGCGGTATCGCGAACATCCGCATCAACTCGCAGCCGACGCTCCCCGCGGATGTTGCCGAGGGTGAGTTCTTCACTGTCAGCGCGCTCAGCGTTGACGTGCTTCGTGGCGACCTCGCCTCAGTCGACCTCGCGACCTCAAGTATTCGCGCACTTGCCCAAGAGGCCGCGCCGGTCGTGATTGACTCGCCGACCGCGGGTGAAGAGCTGCCCGAAGGCGCACTGCCGGTCTCGGGTACGGCGGAGCCTGGTGCTGCGGTGACCGTGACCCTGGTCGATGGCGTCGTAGAGACGACCACTGCGGATGCGTCGGGTAACTGGTCGGTTGAGTTCGCGGATGTTGCCGTGGGTGACTACACGATCTCGGCGACCGACGGTGCGACGACGGACACGGTTTCGATCTCGGTTGCGGCGCCTGCTGCGGCCGTTGTGATTGTGTCGCCGACTGAGGGTGCTTCGGTACCGGAAGGTGCGCTCCCCGTTTCGGGTACTGCGGAGCCTGGTGCCTCGGTCACTGTGACCCTGGCGGCTGGTGTGACGCAGGCGACGACCGCGGATGCCGAGGGCAACTGGTCAGTTGAATTCGCCAATGCTGCTGCCGGTGACTACACGATTACCGCAACCGATGGCGTAACGACTGACTCCGTCACGATTACAGTTACTGCGGATGCGACCGCCACTGCGACTGCGGACGCCTCGGCTACGGCATCAGTGGATGCGGATGCAAACGTGAATGCTTCGGCTTCGGCCTCGGCGTCGGCGAACGCGGATGACAACAGCAATGCCTCGGCGCAGGTGGCAGCGCAGGCTGCTGCGCTCGCGGATGCGACGTCGACGGCCTCGGCTGCGGCGACCGCGGATGCGACTGCTGCTGCTTCGTCGGCTGCGACGGCTGATTCCTCGAGCACTGCGACGGCGGATGTAACCACGGATGCGAATGCTTCCTCGGTTGCGGCGGCTCAGGCTGCTGCGATGGCGGATGCAACGTCGACGTCGGCGGCAGACGCTACCGCGGCTGCCGAAGGTAACGCTGCGGCGGCGGCTTCGGTCGCCGCGAACGCCGACTCCTCGAACGACGCTTCGGCAACTGCCGCGGCGGACGCCAACGCGAGCGCGTCGGCCGACCCGGTAGCGGCGTCAGTAGTCATTGTGTCGCCGACTGAGGGTGCTTCGGTACCAGAGGGTGTCCTGCCGGTTTCAGGAACTGCTGAGCCTGGCGCTTCGGTCACCGTGACCCTGGCCGAAGGTGTCGCGCAGACCACGACGGCGGATGCAGAGGGCAACTGGGCAGTTGAATTCGCCAATGCTGCTGCCGGTGACTACACGATCACCGCAACTGACGGCGTAACGACTGACTCGGTGACGATAACGGTTGCTGCTGATGCGACCGCTACGGCGACTGCTGATGCGACCGCGACCGCGGCTGCCGACGCAACAGCAACTGCCGACGCTTCGGTGGACGCTGCTACCTCGGTGGATGCGGATGTGAATGTAAACGCTTCGGCTTCGGCCTCAGCGTCGGCAAACGCGGATGACAACAGCAATGCCTCGGCGCAGGTGGCAGCGCAGGCTGCTGCGCTCGCGGATGCGACGTCGACGGCCTCGGCTGCGGCGACCGCGGATGCGACTGCTGCTGCTTCGTCGGCTGCGACGGCTGATTCCTCGAGCACTGCGACGGCGGATGTAACCACGGATGCGAATGCTTCCTCGGTTGCGGCGGCTCAGGCTGCTGCGATGGCGGATGCAACGTCGACGTCGGCGGCAGACGCTACCGCGGCTGCCGAAGGTAACGCTGCGGCGGCGGCTTCGGTCGCGGCGAACGCCGACTCCTCGAATGACGCCTCTGTGACGGCGGCAGCAGACGCAGACGCGTCGGCAACCGCTGACGCTACGGCCACAGCAACTGCGACCGCAGACGCTGCGGTCGATGCCGACGCCACTGCCGCGGCTGATGCGGTGACCGCTGCGGTTGTCATTGTGTCGCCAGCTGATGGCGAAACAGTGCCCGCGGGTGTTGTTCCGATTTCGGGTACGGCTGAGCCTGGTGCTGTTATCACGGTGACGCTTGCCGACGGTGTTGTGGAAACCGCGACGACGGATGCTGCAGGCAACTGGTCGGTTGAGTTCGCGGATGTCGCCGCGGGTGATTTCACGATCACCGCGACGGACGGTGTGACGACTGACTCGGTTTCGTTCACCGTTTCTGCGGATGCAACCGCGACTGCTGATGCAGCCGCTGCTACCGATGCAACCGCGACTGCTGACGCAGCGGCTGCGGCTACGGCTGACGCAACGTCGACCGCAATCGCGGATGCCTCGGTTGACGCAGCGGCTGCGGTAGACGCCGCGGCCACGGCTGACGCAAACGTCAACGCGTCGGCTTCCGCATCGGCCTCGGCGAATGCAGACGACAGCAGCAATGCATCGGCACAGGCCGCTGCGCAGGCTGCAGCCCTGGCGGATGCAACGTCGACGGCTTCGGCCGTCGCGGACGCGGACGCGACCGCGGCAGCATCGTCGGCAGCGATGGCTGATTCCTCGAGCGACGCCACCGCTGACGTTTCTTCCGACGCAAATGCGTCGGCGGTTGCCGAAGCGCAGTCTGCGGCAACGGCAGATGCCGACTCGACGTCGGCTGCGGATGCGTCCGCAGCTGCAGATGGGACAGCGGCGGCTGCGGCCTCGGCCGCGGCGAGCGCTGACGCATCGGACGATGCATCGGCAACCGCAGCGGCTGACGCAGCGGCGAGCGCGACGGCTGACGTGAATGCGTCAGGCGAAGAGCATTCGGCTGCCGACAGCGATGCAGCAGGTCAAGCAACGGACGCAGACGCAGCAGGCCAAGCAGCGGACGCAGACGCGGCAGCCGAAGCGGCTGATGCTGACGCCCAGGCAACGGACGCAGCCGACTCGGCCGACGCGGCCAGCGCATCCAGTGCAGCCAGCGCATCCAGCGCAGCCAGCTCGGCCACGGCATCCGCAGCCGGATCGAACGAAGCGAGCGCGAGCGCGAACCAGAATGGTTCGACGAACGCGACCGGCTCGAGCGATGACGGCCTCGCGCAGACCGGTGCTGACCTGCCGATCGTCGCGATGACGATCGCGGGCATGCTCATGCTCATCGGCACGGCCGCCGTGCTGATGACGAAGCGAGGCGGAGTGACGCGCCGGAATGGCTAATCACGTCTGCTAGACAGAGCGGGCAGCACACGAAGGTGTGCTGCCCGCTCCGTTCTTGTATCAACCCATCCCCGACTCCCGTCGGGACTTTGAAAGCATCCCATGGACAAAGAGAAAAAGAAGCGCTCACACCTCGTGCGAGGAGTCCTCGTCGCACTGAGCCTCGTGACGGCATGGCACATCTTCGCGTCGTTCCTCTGGATCGCGCCGAGCTCCCCGCTGCGCGAGATCCCGACGCAAAAGGTGCTGTCGAGCTACATGATCCCGTTCTTCGGGCAGTCCTGGAGCGTGTTCGCCCCGGAACCCATCAACGGGAGCTACACGCTGAAGGTGCGCGCCGTCGTCGACGACGGCAGCGGCCCGGTCGAGACCGAGTGGGTGGATGCGACCGCGGTCGAGTATTCGATGATTCAGAACAATCTTTTCCCGCCGCGTGCCGGCATCCAGGCTGGTGAGGTTGCGAGCCAACACAAGGCCGAGTTTGACGGGCTCACTGCGGACCACCAGGTCATCGCGGGGCTCAACTACTTCGAGGGTGACTGGGAGGCGCGCCTCGAGGAGAAGATGAGCAGCTACGGGGATGCGGCGCTCGTCGAGGAGTACATGGTCACGGAACACATGGCCACCGCATACGCGACGCAGGTCGCTCGGGCGGTGTGGGGCGAGGACGTCCAGCGCGTGCAATACGAGATCAGTCGGCAGAACGTGATTCCGTTCGCCGATCACCACGACCCCGAGGCGCAGCAGCCTCCGGTGCAGATCATCGCCACGGGCTGGCGCGGGTTGATCGTCAATCCCGGGCAGTCCGACGAGGCATTCGCCGACGTCTTCCTTCGCGTCTATGAGGGGATGCAGTAATGGCTACGCAGACTAACTTCGGCACGCACGTCAAGCGCTTCTTCGTCGCCCTTGGTTCCTTGCTCGGCGGCGGGATCGCCTCGCTATTCCGCGGCGCCGGCCGGCTCATCAGCACCGGCTACACGATCGCCGAAAACTGGCTGATCGACACGAAGAAGGCGACGTACGGGCTCGCCATCACGCGCATCCTGCTCGGCCTCTCGGCCGTGGGACTGCTCGTGTCGAACTGGCGCACGCGCCTGTACTCGTTCGGCAGCGGTTCGCTCTGGAACGGCGAGGGGCTCGAGGCGAAGAGCGACTTCCCCCAGATTTGGCTCTTCAGCGCGTTCCACCGCGCGATGCCGAACGACCTCGCCTACACCGCGTTGTACCTGCTGCTGCTCGCGCTCGCAATAGCCTTCACGCTCGGCTGGCGCACGCGGATCGTGCATCCGATTTTCCTCGTGCTGTGGATCAGCTTCATCGAAGCGAACGACATGCTCGGCGATCAGGGCGACAACATGTATCGCATCGCGCTGTTCTTCATGCTGTTCGCGAACTGCGGGATGCGCTGGTCGCTGGATGCGCGGCGGCGCGAGAAGAAGTTTGGGCCGACAACGAACGAGAGCCCAACGACGCAGTGGGGGCAGGTTCAGAACATCGCGCACAACCTCGTGCTCGTGATCCTGACCGCACAGGTGTCGTTCGTGTACATCTCGGGAGCGCTGTATAAGGCGGGTGGCGACCCCTGGTCGGGCGGCTACGCCGTGTACAACCCGCTCATGACCGACCGGTTTGGCACGTGGCCGTGGCTCAGCGAGATCGCCACCGCGTGGGGCCCGCTCGTAACGATTGCGACGTGGGGCTCGATCATCATGCAGCTCGCATTCCCGTTCATGCTCCTCACGCGACCCACTCGCGTCATCGGGCTGGCGAGCATCCTTACCTTCCACATTGCGATTGCGGTGCTCATGGGGCTGCCGTGGTTCTCGCTCGCGATGATCGCGATCGACTCGATCTTCGTGACCGACCGCACCTGGCAAAATATGGCGACTGGTCTGCGGCAGCGGGTGCGCGCATCCGCCGAGGAGGCCCGCGAGAAGGTGCCGGCGTAGGGGT
This DNA window, taken from Gulosibacter molinativorax, encodes the following:
- a CDS encoding DUF5819 family protein, whose product is MDKEKKKRSHLVRGVLVALSLVTAWHIFASFLWIAPSSPLREIPTQKVLSSYMIPFFGQSWSVFAPEPINGSYTLKVRAVVDDGSGPVETEWVDATAVEYSMIQNNLFPPRAGIQAGEVASQHKAEFDGLTADHQVIAGLNYFEGDWEARLEEKMSSYGDAALVEEYMVTEHMATAYATQVARAVWGEDVQRVQYEISRQNVIPFADHHDPEAQQPPVQIIATGWRGLIVNPGQSDEAFADVFLRVYEGMQ
- a CDS encoding choice-of-anchor G family protein, which codes for MERPVRSRKRFRKWAGPGVAAVAASALIAAPLSGALAAEDTDYAEANAQVLTSSLLSALQLADLGYSEHGYPTDSATPSAQGALDLGVLNDSIQLNLGGISVPLISDTANGGLLYLGELGTMTSFSQASSSTQSTASAGVLSDGGALAVTPGSGVGTDPAHIDLVSLADQLGVAGLTDAVLDEARVEIGALGSTATASNGTIDSSYGIAGVELNLHSDLVAGLASTLGDTITTATQTLDDTVSSSGAVNTLLSGVGDTLDAIPLISVTSGPTIAINGIDTVGDQVTQYLIDNPVLSNATGTIEVNLGTGTISVDLLGFVADELGLPVNELPANTDLLTADVLNSVLAEVDVLFDELTTQLGTVIVDALNSLEVVIDAQVALGGSAITPPLATGGVTATGTLGALLGVSGQNFTVATTLDLLGLINIGDLLNPVTDFLVSAIAGTTGALLGDVIDGAVDGVVSAATGTVADVLTVLNPVLTEVVGGIANIRINSQPTLPADVAEGEFFTVSALSVDVLRGDLASVDLATSSIRALAQEAAPVVIDSPTAGEELPEGALPVSGTAEPGAAVTVTLVDGVVETTTADASGNWSVEFADVAVGDYTISATDGATTDTVSISVAAPAAAVVIVSPTEGASVPEGALPVSGTAEPGASVTVTLAAGVTQATTADAEGNWSVEFANAAAGDYTITATDGVTTDSVTITVTADATATATADASATASVDADANVNASASASASANADDNSNASAQVAAQAAALADATSTASAAATADATAAASSAATADSSSTATADVTTDANASSVAAAQAAAMADATSTSAADATAAAEGNAAAAASVAANADSSNDASATAAADANASASADPVAASVVIVSPTEGASVPEGVLPVSGTAEPGASVTVTLAEGVAQTTTADAEGNWAVEFANAAAGDYTITATDGVTTDSVTITVAADATATATADATATAAADATATADASVDAATSVDADVNVNASASASASANADDNSNASAQVAAQAAALADATSTASAAATADATAAASSAATADSSSTATADVTTDANASSVAAAQAAAMADATSTSAADATAAAEGNAAAAASVAANADSSNDASVTAAADADASATADATATATATADAAVDADATAAADAVTAAVVIVSPADGETVPAGVVPISGTAEPGAVITVTLADGVVETATTDAAGNWSVEFADVAAGDFTITATDGVTTDSVSFTVSADATATADAAAATDATATADAAAAATADATSTAIADASVDAAAAVDAAATADANVNASASASASANADDSSNASAQAAAQAAALADATSTASAVADADATAAASSAAMADSSSDATADVSSDANASAVAEAQSAATADADSTSAADASAAADGTAAAAASAAASADASDDASATAAADAAASATADVNASGEEHSAADSDAAGQATDADAAGQAADADAAAEAADADAQATDAADSADAASASSAASASSAASSATASAAGSNEASASANQNGSTNATGSSDDGLAQTGADLPIVAMTIAGMLMLIGTAAVLMTKRGGVTRRNG
- a CDS encoding phytoene desaturase family protein, with amino-acid sequence MRKEGAAVVGSGPNGLAAAVTLARAGIPVTVFEAAETIGGGTRTGEVVMPGVVHDICSAIHPMALASEFFQRFELTKRVEFVVPEASYAHPLDGGPAAVAYRDLDRTIGELGRDGEAYRRLFAPMLARLEGVLDFGLGGSMLRWPKSLPAAIAMGLRTLEQGSPLWNARFREDAAPALISGVAAHSIGTMPALSTAAVGLVLSVTGHAGGWPVPVGGSQAISRALADDLLAHGGRIETGTRIRDIGELDSFSVKVFDTSARDLGRIAARELPDAYLRELRRFRPGNSAAKVDLVLDGPIPWADARIAQTPTVHLGGTRSEIAFAEGEVNRGRHPDRPYVLLAQPTEFDPARNPAGLNAVWSYTHVPNGSTFDVSERVIAQIERFAPGVRDRILDCRVTTAAELGEYNPNYFGGDISAGGVQLRQLIARPSLSAHPWQTPGRGIYLASSSTPPGPGVHGLAGWHAARLVLSKEFSKSLPDLSVSPE
- a CDS encoding HTTM domain-containing protein, whose amino-acid sequence is MATQTNFGTHVKRFFVALGSLLGGGIASLFRGAGRLISTGYTIAENWLIDTKKATYGLAITRILLGLSAVGLLVSNWRTRLYSFGSGSLWNGEGLEAKSDFPQIWLFSAFHRAMPNDLAYTALYLLLLALAIAFTLGWRTRIVHPIFLVLWISFIEANDMLGDQGDNMYRIALFFMLFANCGMRWSLDARRREKKFGPTTNESPTTQWGQVQNIAHNLVLVILTAQVSFVYISGALYKAGGDPWSGGYAVYNPLMTDRFGTWPWLSEIATAWGPLVTIATWGSIIMQLAFPFMLLTRPTRVIGLASILTFHIAIAVLMGLPWFSLAMIAIDSIFVTDRTWQNMATGLRQRVRASAEEAREKVPA